In Desulfopila inferna, a single window of DNA contains:
- a CDS encoding transglycosylase SLT domain-containing protein has protein sequence MLAQAPDRFDEEELLAANSTFTGDLEAMVERGFIRLLIPYNRSFFFFDGAEPKGISYESAKLFDQFLNKKLGAGTRKTHMLIIPTPRDELFPWLVEGRGDIAIGNLTITDERLKHVDFSDPFAINIKEILVTHRRQEKLANLFDLAGMEIHVRKSSSYFEHLDLLNETFAGAGKKPITIIEANEHLEDSDLLEMVNADLIPAVIVDEHKAKFWQNILTNILLHQDIAINSGGRIGWGLRKNSPKLKAVINEYAAGHKKGTLLGNVIINRYLKNTDYISNIAADEDTARFQNTVDLFKKYGGKYSFDHLMLVALAYQESRLNQELTSDAGAVGIMQMLPSTAGDAHVGIANIEKLEPNIHAGVKYLRFLSDTYFPADQGFDPLNRAFFTFAAYNAGPAKVASLRREAAKMGLDPNTWFNNVEIVAAKRIGRETVQYVSNILKYYVAYKLLEDRLEEQADTPPAR, from the coding sequence GTGCTTGCCCAAGCCCCCGACCGCTTCGATGAGGAGGAACTCCTCGCGGCAAACAGCACCTTTACAGGGGATCTCGAGGCGATGGTCGAACGAGGGTTTATACGGTTACTTATACCGTATAATCGTAGCTTCTTCTTCTTTGACGGTGCTGAGCCCAAAGGGATAAGCTACGAAAGTGCCAAACTCTTCGATCAGTTTCTCAACAAAAAGCTGGGGGCCGGGACACGCAAAACACATATGCTCATCATTCCCACTCCGCGGGATGAGCTTTTCCCATGGCTGGTCGAGGGTAGAGGCGATATCGCCATTGGCAATCTGACCATCACCGACGAAAGATTGAAACACGTCGATTTCAGCGATCCTTTTGCCATTAATATCAAAGAGATTCTGGTGACACACCGCCGCCAGGAGAAACTCGCCAACCTCTTCGATCTTGCCGGCATGGAGATTCATGTGCGTAAGTCGAGCAGTTACTTCGAGCACCTCGATCTTCTCAACGAAACGTTTGCCGGGGCCGGCAAGAAGCCCATTACCATCATTGAAGCCAATGAACACCTCGAAGACTCCGATCTTCTGGAAATGGTCAATGCCGATCTCATTCCGGCAGTCATCGTTGACGAGCATAAAGCAAAATTCTGGCAGAACATATTGACAAACATTCTCCTGCACCAGGATATCGCCATCAACAGCGGGGGACGGATAGGCTGGGGCCTTCGCAAAAACAGCCCGAAACTGAAAGCTGTCATCAACGAGTACGCCGCAGGCCACAAAAAGGGAACCCTGCTTGGCAATGTAATCATAAACCGGTACCTCAAAAACACCGATTACATAAGCAATATCGCCGCAGATGAGGATACCGCCAGATTCCAAAACACTGTCGACCTGTTCAAGAAATACGGCGGCAAATATTCCTTCGACCACCTGATGCTGGTCGCGCTCGCCTACCAGGAATCAAGACTCAACCAGGAGCTCACCAGTGATGCCGGCGCGGTCGGCATCATGCAGATGCTCCCCTCCACGGCCGGAGATGCGCATGTGGGCATAGCCAATATCGAGAAACTCGAACCAAACATCCATGCCGGGGTCAAATACCTGCGTTTCCTCTCAGACACCTATTTCCCCGCAGATCAGGGGTTCGACCCGCTTAACAGGGCATTCTTCACCTTCGCTGCCTATAACGCCGGCCCCGCCAAGGTTGCGTCTCTGCGCAGGGAGGCTGCGAAGATGGGTCTTGATCCCAATACCTGGTTCAACAATGTGGAAATTGTCGCGGCGAAACGGATCGGCAGAGAAACGGTGCAGTACGTCAGTAATATCTTGAAGTATTATGTAGCATATAAACTTCTCGAAGACCGGCTTGAGGAACAGGCGGATACTCCGCCGGCACGCTGA
- a CDS encoding phospholipase D family protein, producing MKHFFARGIRLAQLFSFIFFCSCAQNLPAISSDQPLGPEPHLNTTLADFSAAANKDHPEKSGLLLLRDGQRALAERMLLADMAEQRIDAQYYIWNSDRSGRFLMQGLLRAADRGVTVRLLLDDFSVGGRNDQLMVINHHPNLEVRIYNPFIMRSALGKWLNFAFDFDRLNRRMHNKTFAVDGAVAITGGRNIGDEYFAANEHINFSDMDVLSVGPVVTQVNRSFNEYWNSPWAVPVDELIEYTGETKALEEFMQSRLESPLRTPLPAGTEKLLRHYRQMLLEDVVWAQADFMADAPGGTQDAYTGGLKKVAGYLRELADDTREEILIESAYFVLDEAVLQLVEDIRRRGVVVRALTNSMASNDVLPNHVSYAMVRKDMLRHGIELYEMRPDAKACLQLVGLREYCDDDSALGLHAKTAVFDRRVVYVGSLNFNLRSAYLNTEAAMIVDSPVLADELADQILENMQHQNSWQVLLEADGLVWVADIDGQQSFLQEEPSTSWLKRTQAGFFMLLPGALYY from the coding sequence ATGAAGCATTTTTTTGCAAGGGGCATACGCCTGGCACAGCTGTTCTCGTTCATTTTTTTCTGCAGCTGTGCGCAGAATCTCCCTGCTATAAGCTCAGACCAGCCCCTTGGACCGGAACCGCACCTGAATACCACGCTGGCTGATTTCTCAGCGGCTGCGAACAAGGACCATCCGGAAAAATCCGGGCTGCTGTTGCTGCGCGACGGCCAGAGGGCGCTTGCCGAGCGAATGCTCCTTGCCGACATGGCTGAACAACGCATAGATGCGCAATACTATATCTGGAACAGCGACAGGAGCGGCAGGTTCTTGATGCAGGGACTCCTGCGGGCCGCCGACAGAGGCGTAACAGTACGGCTGCTGCTCGATGACTTCAGCGTAGGCGGCAGGAATGATCAGTTGATGGTAATCAACCACCACCCGAACCTCGAGGTGCGAATATACAATCCCTTTATCATGCGATCAGCATTGGGAAAGTGGCTCAATTTCGCTTTTGACTTCGACCGGCTCAACAGGCGCATGCACAACAAGACCTTCGCAGTCGACGGAGCGGTGGCCATCACCGGTGGCCGCAATATCGGCGATGAGTATTTCGCAGCAAACGAACACATCAATTTCAGTGACATGGATGTGCTGTCGGTGGGGCCGGTGGTGACACAGGTAAACCGGAGCTTCAATGAGTACTGGAATAGTCCCTGGGCTGTACCCGTTGATGAGCTGATAGAATATACGGGAGAAACGAAGGCGTTGGAGGAGTTCATGCAATCGCGGCTTGAATCGCCGCTGAGAACACCTCTGCCGGCCGGAACCGAAAAACTCCTCAGGCACTACCGACAAATGCTGTTGGAGGATGTGGTGTGGGCACAGGCCGATTTTATGGCGGATGCTCCCGGCGGCACACAGGATGCCTATACAGGGGGGCTGAAAAAAGTGGCAGGGTACCTTCGGGAGCTTGCCGACGACACCAGAGAAGAAATACTGATTGAATCTGCCTACTTCGTGCTGGATGAGGCTGTTCTGCAGCTGGTCGAAGACATCCGGCGGCGCGGCGTTGTCGTGCGCGCCCTGACCAACTCCATGGCCTCAAATGATGTTCTCCCCAATCATGTCAGCTATGCCATGGTGCGCAAAGACATGCTCAGGCACGGCATCGAGTTATATGAAATGAGACCGGATGCGAAGGCATGCCTGCAGCTGGTCGGTCTCAGAGAATACTGTGACGATGACTCCGCACTCGGCCTGCACGCCAAAACGGCTGTTTTCGACCGGCGCGTAGTCTATGTCGGGTCTCTCAATTTCAACCTGCGCTCCGCTTACCTGAACACGGAAGCAGCCATGATCGTTGATTCTCCCGTGTTGGCTGACGAGCTTGCCGACCAGATTTTGGAAAATATGCAGCACCAAAACAGCTGGCAAGTTCTTCTGGAAGCAGACGGCCTTGTCTGGGTTGCAGATATCGACGGCCAACAATCGTTTTTACAGGAAGAACCCTCTACCAGCTGGTTAAAAAGAACTCAGGCCGGATTCTTCATGCTTCTTCCAGGTGCCCTGTATTATTAG